One window from the genome of Xiphophorus hellerii strain 12219 chromosome 16, Xiphophorus_hellerii-4.1, whole genome shotgun sequence encodes:
- the nptxra gene encoding neuronal pentraxin receptor a has translation MVAFIGAVICIIAAVHTGSSKAAAAQRQPAADNHSLYPDAVAQTPAAARGSVARPGSLGALHGSETPESEAPTFDVGLGGTDGVSGLTGHDPAVSRLICTPVPAGGCNPRNFQQQADDPSLYAGEDWGYLRTTAEELRQTVLQQKDQILTDKRTIRELSGKLTECEKGLGGRSGSPDRRGNAAALRGEKGAEGEIHLERMMVRDSPGTAPDGVHLLTVGTVDELEQAITQLKDRIDRLETDIGPFSHNRTDSKSSDASEEGEPERSASPGRGTGPDRPWGVENLEEELERKVELLEKERKALRLEAAKHRQEIDQGISKLQHRVSGLEEGDAGLSFPEGYRLSFPARTNYMFALMRHAVPKLRAFTACLWLRPAAAGIGTPLSYAVAEQPNELVLLQDRSAPAELLIDDKVAKLPLNLSQGSWQHVCVSWTQKGGAWQAYQGGKLRGEGHGLAPGHHIRPGGELVLGQEQDSLGGGFDSTQAFVGELSQVGLWDRVLSAAQVASLARCSRVTQGVVVLWSENKVQVYGGATKDPGEPCSKHSKSSQ, from the exons ATGGTGGCCTTCATCGGAGCGGTTATCTGCATCATCGCGGCTGTCCACACCGGGTCCTCCAAGGCTGCCGCGGCGCAGCGGCAGCCCGCGGCCGACAACCACTCGCTGTATCCGGACGCGGTCGCGCAGACTCCCGCTGCCGCGAGGGGCTCCGTGGCCCGGCCCGGATCCCTGGGAGCTCTCCACGGTTCTGAAACGCCCGAATCCGAAGCGCCCACCTTCGACGTCGGGCTTGGCGGGACGGACGGGGTCAGCGGACTCACGGGACACGACCCCGCGGTGAGTCGGCTCATCTGCACCCCGGTCCCCGCCGGAGGATGCAACCCCAGGAACTTTCAGCAGCAGGCGGACGACCCGTCGCTGTACGCCGGGGAAGACTGGGGCTACCTCCGGACCACGGCGGAGGAGCTCCGGCAGACGGTTCTGCAGCAGAAGGACCAGATTTTAACCGACAAGCGGACCATCAGGGAGCTGTCGGGGAAGCTGACCGAGTGCGAGAAGGGGCTCGGGGGAAGGAGCGGCAGCCCGGACAGACGCGGGAACGCCGCCGCGCTGAGAGGCGAAAAGGGAGCCGAGGGGGAGATCCACTTGGAGCGGATGATGGTGCGGGACAGCCCGGGTACTGCGCCCGACGGGGTCCATCTGCTCACGGTTGGAACTGTGGATGAGCTCGAACAGGCGATCACCCAACTCAAAGACCGCATAGACAGACTGGAG ACAGACATTGGTCCGTTTTCTCACAACCGCACGGACAGCAAGTCCTCGGACGCATCAGAGGAGGGCGAGCCAGAGAGGTCAGCCTCTCCGGGCCGCGGCACCGGTCCTGACAGGCCCTGGGGGGTGGAGAACCTGGAAGAGGAGCTGGAGAGGAAGGTGGAGCTGCTGGAGAAGGAGAGGAAAGCCCTGAGGCTGGAGGCAGCGAAACACAGACAGGAAATTGACCAGGGCATCAGCAAACTACAGCACCGCGTTTCAGGCCTGGAGGAAG GCGACGCAGGGCTTTCGTTCCCGGAGGGGTACAGGTTGTCCTTCCCGGCTCGGACAAACTACATGTTCGCCCTGATGAGACACGCCGTCCCCAAGCTGCGGGCCTTCACCGCCTGCCTGTGGCTGCGGCCCGCCGCGGCGGGGATCGGGACGCCCCTGTCTTACGCTGTCGCCGAGCAACCGAACGAGTTGGTGCTCCTGCAAGACCGGAGCGCTCCGGCTGAGCTGCTCATCGACGACAAG GTGGCGAAGCTGCCTCTGAACCTCTCTCAAGGCAGCTGGCAGCACGTCTGTGTGAGCTGGACCCAGAAAGGTGGAGCATGGCAGGCCTACCAGGGAGGAAAGCTGAGGGGCGAGGGCCACGGACTGGCCCCGGGACATCACATCAGGCCTGGGGGAGAGCTAGTCCTCGGGCAAGAGCAG GATTCCCTGGGTGGCGGTTTCGATTCGACCCAGGCCTTCGTCGGAGAGCTGTCCCAGGTGGGCCTGTGGGATCGGGTCCTGTCGGCCGCCCAGGTCGCCAGCCTGGCTCGATGCAGCAGAGTAACTCAGGGCGTTGTGGTCCTCTGGAGCGAAAACAAGGTGCAAGTTTACGGCGGAGCCACCAAAGACCCCGGGGAGCCTTGCAGTAAACACAGCAAAAGCTCCCAGTGA
- the baiap2l2a gene encoding brain-specific angiogenesis inhibitor 1-associated protein 2-like protein 2 isoform X1: MSGINGDQLHRSTLGIYRSLTDEFNPSLQKLVSLGNSYAHAFKDLVVSSEAYFMALSEIGQKAFYTTSSRSLGDVLIQIADNQRRLALELEGVFRNFSLEVLQVMESSVQLDIDYISHSRATYEREVHKQAAAAQQRQRRGGTGQEYLQFLKESHQEALQEEERRYRFLAEKHCGLVQSIGLLLNKTSGPLLQKADVWTEEVDATRRPEAQRPAAVDNPGGMRAEDIRQIREEMTLGKVPSRAPSPVGSVYRSRGGGGGGVVSMRAKAAHQPSSSNPTLLPFSRGQVITVKARQPRNGWLYGYAENGSGQGWFPASYVEELDDPPMSPNSWNYTLRSSSSMSDLLDQPGVSSSRTSSAMSSMFDLPKPSSSSSSSSSSRSGAPPPPPPPPTQSSSKSQSGRSQNELFPRGTNPFATVKLKPTHTNDRSAPILYRR; the protein is encoded by the exons ATGTCGGGAATTAATGGCGACCAGCTGCACCGCTCCACCTTGGGGATTTACCGG AGTCTCACTGACGAGTTCAACCCCAGTCTACAGAAACTGGTTTCGCTGGGAAACAGCTATGCCCATGCCTTCAAAG acCTTGTTGTCAGCAGCGAGGCTTACTTCATGGCGCTTTCAGAGATCGGACAGAAAGCTTTCTACACCACGTCGTCCCGCTCCCTGG GAGATGTCCTGATCCAGATCGCCGACAACCAGCGGAGACTCGCCTTGGAGCTGGAGGGAGTG TTCCGCAACTTCAGTTTGGAAGTCCTGCAGGTGATGGAGAGCAGCGTCCAGCTGGACATCGACTACATCTCA CACAGCAGGGCGACGTACGAGAGGGAAGTCCACAAGCAGGCGGCGGCGGCTCAGCAGAGGCAGCGGAGAGGAGGAACCGGCCAG GAGTACCTGCAGTTTCTGAAGGAGAGCCACCAGGAGGcgctgcaggaggaggagcggCGGTACCGCTTCCTGGCTGAGAAGCACTGCGGCCTCGTACAGTCCATCGGCCTCCTCCTGAACAAG ACATCAGGGCCTCTCCTGCAGAAAGCCGATGTCTGGACAGAGGAGGTCGACGCCACCAGGCGACCTGAGGCCCAGCGACCCGCTGCCGTGGATAACCCT GGAGGGATGAGGGCGGAGGACATCCGACAGATCCGAGAGGAGATGACTCTGGGCAAGGTACCGTCAAGGG CGCCGTCCCCGGTGGGAAGCGTTTATCGCTCcagaggcggcggcggcggcggagtTGTGTCCATGAGGGCCAAGGCGGCGCACCAGCCCTCTAGCTCCAACCCCACCCTGCTGCCCTTCTCCAGGGGGCAGGTCATCACCGTGAAGGCCCGGCAGCCCAGGAACGGCTGGCTCTACGGATACGCCGAGAACGGCTCAGG TCAGGGATGGTTTCCAGCCTCCTATGTGGAAGAACTTGATGATCCTCCGATGTCGCCCAACTCCTG GAACTACACTCTtcgaagcagcagcagcatgagcGACCTGCTGGACCAACCAGgggtgagcagcagcaggaccagCAGTGCCATGAGCAGCATGTTCGACCTGCCAaaacccagcagcagcagcagcagcagcagcagcagcaggagtgGAGCCccgcctcctccgcctcctccaccTACGCAATCCTCATCT AAATCGCAGTCAGGGAGATCGCAGAACGAACTCTTCCCGAG GGGCACCAATCCGTTCGCCACGGTTAAGCTGAAGCCCACTCACACCAACGACAGATCTGCTCCGATACTATACCGGAGATGA
- the baiap2l2a gene encoding brain-specific angiogenesis inhibitor 1-associated protein 2-like protein 2 isoform X2, giving the protein MSGINGDQLHRSTLGIYRSLTDEFNPSLQKLVSLGNSYAHAFKDLVVSSEAYFMALSEIGQKAFYTTSSRSLGDVLIQIADNQRRLALELEGVFRNFSLEVLQVMESSVQLDIDYISHSRATYEREVHKQAAAAQQRQRRGGTGQEYLQFLKESHQEALQEEERRYRFLAEKHCGLVQSIGLLLNKTSGPLLQKADVWTEEVDATRRPEAQRPAAVDNPGGMRAEDIRQIREEMTLGKVPSRAPSPVGSVYRSRGGGGGGVVSMRAKAAHQPSSSNPTLLPFSRGQVITVKARQPRNGWLYGYAENGSGQGWFPASYVEELDDPPMSPNSWNYTLRSSSSMSDLLDQPGVSSSRTSSAMSSMFDLPKPSSSSSSSSSSRSGAPPPPPPPPTQSSSGHCGRVLFSMTPQPSFWWTQGGSSSC; this is encoded by the exons ATGTCGGGAATTAATGGCGACCAGCTGCACCGCTCCACCTTGGGGATTTACCGG AGTCTCACTGACGAGTTCAACCCCAGTCTACAGAAACTGGTTTCGCTGGGAAACAGCTATGCCCATGCCTTCAAAG acCTTGTTGTCAGCAGCGAGGCTTACTTCATGGCGCTTTCAGAGATCGGACAGAAAGCTTTCTACACCACGTCGTCCCGCTCCCTGG GAGATGTCCTGATCCAGATCGCCGACAACCAGCGGAGACTCGCCTTGGAGCTGGAGGGAGTG TTCCGCAACTTCAGTTTGGAAGTCCTGCAGGTGATGGAGAGCAGCGTCCAGCTGGACATCGACTACATCTCA CACAGCAGGGCGACGTACGAGAGGGAAGTCCACAAGCAGGCGGCGGCGGCTCAGCAGAGGCAGCGGAGAGGAGGAACCGGCCAG GAGTACCTGCAGTTTCTGAAGGAGAGCCACCAGGAGGcgctgcaggaggaggagcggCGGTACCGCTTCCTGGCTGAGAAGCACTGCGGCCTCGTACAGTCCATCGGCCTCCTCCTGAACAAG ACATCAGGGCCTCTCCTGCAGAAAGCCGATGTCTGGACAGAGGAGGTCGACGCCACCAGGCGACCTGAGGCCCAGCGACCCGCTGCCGTGGATAACCCT GGAGGGATGAGGGCGGAGGACATCCGACAGATCCGAGAGGAGATGACTCTGGGCAAGGTACCGTCAAGGG CGCCGTCCCCGGTGGGAAGCGTTTATCGCTCcagaggcggcggcggcggcggagtTGTGTCCATGAGGGCCAAGGCGGCGCACCAGCCCTCTAGCTCCAACCCCACCCTGCTGCCCTTCTCCAGGGGGCAGGTCATCACCGTGAAGGCCCGGCAGCCCAGGAACGGCTGGCTCTACGGATACGCCGAGAACGGCTCAGG TCAGGGATGGTTTCCAGCCTCCTATGTGGAAGAACTTGATGATCCTCCGATGTCGCCCAACTCCTG GAACTACACTCTtcgaagcagcagcagcatgagcGACCTGCTGGACCAACCAGgggtgagcagcagcaggaccagCAGTGCCATGAGCAGCATGTTCGACCTGCCAaaacccagcagcagcagcagcagcagcagcagcagcaggagtgGAGCCccgcctcctccgcctcctccaccTACGCAATCCTCATCT GGGCACTGTGGCCGAGTTCTGTTCTCGATGACTCCTCAGCCTTCGTTCTGGTGGACGCAGGGCGGAAGCTCCAGCTGCTGA